The following nucleotide sequence is from Trifolium pratense cultivar HEN17-A07 linkage group LG2, ARS_RC_1.1, whole genome shotgun sequence.
TCCTGATAGTTTTGGAGCAAAAGCGTTATTCAATGCTTTTCACTACTACGGGGACATCATGGAGGTGGTGATACCAGCGAAAAGAGACAAAGGAGGACGACGATTCGGATTTGCGCGCTTTGACCGGGTGAATGATCCTCgccaatttgaatttgaattggaTAACATCATCATCGGAAGAAATAAAATCTCCGTGAACCTATCACGTTTTAAACGTTCAGAAGGCAATTATAATAACGATGACCGGAGTAAAGAGAGAAAGGAGGCGCGTGATATAGTTAATAAGGATGAAGGCAGAACGCGTGATTTTCTTAGAAACGGACGGAATTTACAGTTTAATACTCGGTCAGATAATGTTGATTCTTACGCCTAAGCAGCGCGGACGGGGGAGGCAGGGAGACAAAGAGAAAAACAGAATACGGCGGCCTTCTCTTTTGAAGCGGAAAAGGATGACATGGAAAGATTGAAGAAGGCATTTGTAGGGGAAGTCGATCAACCAGGAATGTCGTATAATATTCAAAATGCTTTCCATAGACAAGGATATTTTGGCGTCAAGGTTACCCCTCTTGGAGCAAATTTGGCGTTGCTTGAAGGACAAGAGGACGGCGAGGTGGAAGCTCTTATGGAAGATGCGAAAGATTGGTTGAAGCAATGGTTTAGGGATATTCGCCCATGGAGTCCTACGGAAGTTGATCCGGTTAGAATTGTTTGGTTACGAGTTTACGGCATCCCTGCCCACGCGTGGAATGACCTCTTTTTCACGCAGGTTACGAAACCTTGGGGCTCTTTCATCAACGCTGATGATGTAACGATGAAGAAATTATCTATGGATGTGGCCCGCCTGATGATTAGATCTTCGTGCCAAAAAGTGGTGGACGAATTTTTAGATGTCAAAATTAACGATGATATTTTTCATCTACGTGTGATCGAAGATTCTTATGGGCCCATGAGAATTATGACTAACCAGTTTCAAGGTAAAGAGGGTAGAGATGAGGAGGAGGAAGcggaggaggaggaagaggagCGGTTGTTAGTGGAGGAGGAATCAGAAAGAGAATCAACGGGAGAAGGGGAAAATTTATTGGTTATAAACTCTCATGTTAATGCTCAACATTCTCCAATTAATTTGGTTGTCACTGATGAGGAAATTCATGAAGAAAGGGAGGAAGTATCTCGTATCTCAAATAATATAACAACTACTCCTATTTTGGATAGTTTGAATTGTTTGAACTTTGATGTTGAGACTACGAACTTGGAGGGAGGTGCAGCAAAGAGGGTTAGTGCGAATGCCAATGTTGAATTTTGTATGGTCCAAAATTTGCCCTCAAGTGGACCAACAAATTCCATTAATTCTCCTCCTATCGTCACAGGGGCTACAAATAATAGACTCTCCAAATCTGAGGATTTAGGCCTCTCTCACAAATCCAACTTCTTGAACTCTAATGTTAGTGGAGGTATAGTGGGGCTTAAGGGTGGAGTTTATAGTGATGGTCCAAGGAGTGTTTACAACAAACTGAATAATGGCCCACAGTACcacaataattcaaaaaaatctTTGAGTACGCATAAACATACAGGGAAAGCGCCATTATTTCTTTCTTCTGCTACTTTGCGTAAACAACAACAACTCGCAAGCAGCCTCAAATCTCGTCAAACAGAATTCTCATATTTCTTCTTCTAAAGCACATTCAGATTCGTCCAACACGAATACTGTTTCTGCTGAAGGTGCTTCTGAGGTCGCTGGGGTTAGGAGGGTTCAACCGTCGATGATCACTTCAGGGACGGGTTCGTCAGGCTCTTTATTTCCTGTTGACGAGTTGTTGTGCTGCAGTTCTATCAACTCTTCTGACATTCGAAACTGCAACAGGAAATTCTTGAAGAATTATGAACACGAAGTGGCATCCAAAGTTTGGCTTGGGGCTCTAGAATTGGGGGTTGAAGGAGAGGAAGTAGGAGAAAGGTATGTAGAGAGGATTATTTCAAATGAAACCAGAGTTGAGGAAGCACGTATTCAAAGGGAGCACCAAAACCAATGTTGCCCATGAAGATTATGTCCTTGAATTTACGTGGGTGGGGTAATACAGCTAAACGACGTCGTTTGAGCTCGTTGTTAAAATCAGGTGCTTTCGATATATGTTTGTTGCAAGAAACAAAAAGATCTACTTTTGATGACTTTATGATTCATAACTTGTGGGGTCATAAAGATGTTGAATGGGTGCTGAAAGAATCTATTGGTTTATCAGGTGGTTTATTGTCAGTTTGGAATAAGGAGTTATTCTCTTTTCAGTATAGCTTCACAGGAGATGGCTTTTTAGGTGTGTGTGTTGAATGGAATTCTGGCTTGCTGTACATTGTTAATATCTATTCTCCGTGTAGTATGTCAGGAAAGCGGAAGCTTTGGAAAGACTTGATAGATTTTAAATTGAACAATGCAAAGGGTGATTGGTGTCTAGGAGGAGACTTTAACGCGATCTTGAATTTGGGAGAAAGAAAAGGCAGCAGTGGAGGAAGGAGCCCGGTGGAGAGGTATGAATTTGATCAGTTTATTAATGTTATGGAAGTGATTGATATACCTGTTTTGGGAAAGAAATTTTCCTGGTTTAATTCGGATGGCTCAGCTATGAGTCGTTTGGACCGATTTTTACTATCTGAAGGCTTTATTGAGAAAGGAGGCATATCCAATCAATGGATTGGTGATCGTGACATTTCCGACCATTGTCCTATATGGCTTGTGTGTACTAATCTCGATTGGGGTCCTAAGCCTTTCAAGTTTAACAACTGTTGGTTAGAGCATCCGAACTTCATGTCTTTTGTTGCTGACGTTTGGGAAACGACGGTGATTAGaggtaaaaaaaacttttgttcTTAAAGAAAAGTTGAAAGTTTTAAAAGAGCGCCTGAAGGTGTGGAATCGTGAGGTTTTCGGTCTTCTTGATCTCAACATTGATAAAACTGTGAAGGAACTGAATGAGATAGAGGAATTGGCCGCTAACGGGATCGATGATCCTTCCTCTCACAATACAAAGgatttggtcaaaaaattctaGGAGCAAATTCATTATAAAGAAAGTCTCCTTCATCAAAAATCTAGAACGAAGTGGGTCCAGGAAGGCGATTCTAATTCACGCTTCTTCCACGCTAGCATAAAAGGAAGACGACGTAGAAATCAAATTGTAATGCTAAAGGATGGAGAGGAGTGGATACAGGGGGTGACAGGCATTAAAAAAGAAGTGAAAGAACACTTTTCCAAGCATTTTTCTGAAGAATGGAATAATAGACCTTTCTTGCAAGGCATTgatttttcttctctttccGCCGAAGACAATGCTCTTTTGTTAGCACCGTTTGAAGAAGAGGAGGTGAAAGATACTATATGGGATTGTGATGGTAATAAGAGTCCGGGCCCAGATGGCTTCAATCTTAACTTTTTTAAGGCTTGCTGGACTATTGTGAAAAATGATGTGATGGCTTTTTTACGAGAATTTCATAACAACGCTATTCTCCCTAAAGCGGTGACAGCTTCTTTTTTGACTCTTATTCCAAAGAAGGACCACCCTCAAATTCTCTTTGATTACCGACCCATTTATTTGATTGGtagtctttataaaattttgtcCAGGATTTTGGCTAATAGACTGAAAAGAGTTTTGGGCAAAGTTATCTCCAACTGCCAATCTGCCTTCCTTCCGCAGAGACAGATTCTTGATGGGGGCATTATTCTCAATGAGATTCTCGATTtagcaaaaagaagaaaagatgaatGCTTGTTGTTTAAGGTTGACTTTGAAAGAGCTTATGATACTGTGAATTGGGGTTTTTTGGAACGCATGATGGTAAAGATGGGGTTTTCTGATGGTTGGTTAAAGTGGATGCGGGCTTGTATCTTTGAGAGTTCGATGTCCATTCTAGTTAACGGAAGCCCAACAGAAGATTTCAAGGTTGGAAGAGGCCTACGTCAAGGTGATCCTTTATCCCCTTTTTTGTTCTTAATTGTAGCTGAAGGTTTAACTGGAATGATGAGAAGAGCAGTAGAGATTGGGAGATTTAAAGGATTCCAGGTAAATCATAGTATTCAATTTCAGATCCTTCAATTCGCTGATGATACTATTTTAATGGGGACAGGCATATGGGATAATTTGTGGTCTATCAAAGTGTTGTTAAGAAGCTTTGAATTAGTGTCCGGTTTGAGAATAAACTTTGTGAAAAGCAAGCTTTATGGTATAAATATAGATGTGAACTTTTTGGAAGCTGGATCATCTTTTTTGTCTTGCAGTTCGGATTCTATCCCTTTTAAATTTCTAGGAATACCAGTAGGGGCTAATCCTAGAAGGAGAGAGACATGGAAATCGGTGGTGGATGTTATATCTAACAAATTAAGTTCTTGGAGTAGCCGTCAGCTATCAATTGGAGGGCGCATCACTTTAATCAACTCGGTTTTGGCTAGTATGCCACtttatttcttctctttctttaagGCTCCTAGttgtattttaaaacaattagtGAGGattcaaagaatttttttatggggAGGCGGTCTTGAGGAGAAGAAGCTATGCTGGATTAAGTGGGATCATATTTGTTTACCAAAGAACCAGGGTGGATTAGGAGTAAAAAATTTAGAACTTTTCAATACGGCATTGCTTAGCAAATGGAAATGGAGATTAATTGATGAAAGACATGGGGTGTGGGCTGATTTATTGCGGTATAGATATGGGCATCTACCTACTAAAATTTTGACTGGAACAACACCTCAGGTTGGGGCTAAGGACTCTATTTGGTGGAGGGATATTTTGAGCATAGGCAGAACCGCTGATGAGGATTGCTTCAAATCGAATGTGGGTTATTGCGTTGGTGATGGTAATGATATCGGATTTTGGAAATTCAAGTGGTTTGAAAATAACAGTTTTGGTGAATTATATCCTAATCTGTATGCAAAAGAAGCTTTTAAGGATGTTTTGATCTCAGATAGGTTGAGTCGAAATGGAACGGATATCGAGTGGCATTGGCAGTGGTGTGAAGAACTTTCTGACAATGACGCACATCATCTTCGAGCTCTTAAGCAACTTTTACTTGATTGTCCTTTTGATCAAGCGAGGTCGGATAGATGGCGGTGGGTGCCGGATTCGGTTGGCCTCTTTACGGTTAAATCGTGTTATAGTTTGTTGCTTCAATTTCCTAACACGGTTGTTTTGGAGTCAAATGTTTTGGATGCTATCCAAAAGCTTTGGAAAAACGATGTTCAAtctaaagttaatatttttggtTGGAGATTGCTTTTAGAGAAGCTTCCTACGCGGGCAGCCCTTCATCATAGAGGTATATTGAATAATCCGCATgatatttcttgtattttttgttatatgcaAATGGAAGACTGTTCCCATCTATTTTTCAATTGCTCTTTTGTTAAAGGTGTGTGGGAAACTATATATAGATGGTTAGGACAGAGTTTACCGACAGGTTTGGAAGGTTGGAATCACTTTTTATCCTTTGGTTCTTTGGTTAAATCAAGAAAAGGTAATCGGATTCGTCATTTGATTTGGTTGGCTACTACATGGTGCTTATGGAAGCTTAgaaataatgttgtttttaatGGAGACTTACCGGATGCTTCCAAACTTGTAGATGatattaaaactttttcttggttttggtttaagGGTCGTTTTGGTCGTAAgtcctctttctctttttctgaaTGGTGTTTAGATCCTATTGTATGTCTTCAAAGCATACTATAATTTGCTTTATATTGtgagggattgagtacccctttgtactcctttataatatattgtttgcttatcaaaaaaaaaaaaagttatttttgagAATTATTTGGTACGTATTTATATTTggttattataattaaatagcAATTAATAAGAaatctcaaaatattttgatcCATTTTTTTTGGTATGTACAGAAAATAAAGTGTTTGATTCTTTACATTTTAGGGAAATAtagattttataattatttgattatttatagaataaaataaataaataaaaaagttttgtttccctctattttggaaaatattCTAGAATTATTTGTCTATTTGTTTAAAGAATCAACGAGTATGTGAATCAATTGTGATaggaatatttttttggtatatataaagatttaattttttatttaaaattaaatatttggtttatagcatgattatgatgtttgagcttattgttattaagtttctacaataattttcttttatcatgTTTTTCGGATATATTTCATGCTAATTTAATTTGCTTGTGAGTTTGTTCTCACACTAAGGGATGTCATTTAATCTTTTGATTATCAGGTGACATCATAATGAATAAGGTCTACATTTGGTGAGTAGTGCCTTGTAAATTTAAGACTTTtcccatttgatttaataaattgtcAGGTGATTTTGACTGAGTTGGTTGAAACAACAAGTTGCAAAATTAACCTCTGTTGCGTAGATTTGATTCAGTTAGAATCACATAAGgatgtataaaattattcatacaAACTATTTTGGTCTACCAAAAGGTAGACACAGTTCGACCGAATaattacatgcatatatattcaatttagtaAATTGTCTGGTAATTTTGATTGAGTTTGtcgaaacaaaaaaaaagttgcataAAGCAACCTCCGGTGCGTAGACTAGATTCAAATGAAATTATAATAGATGTAGTATGGGATTATTCATGCGAGCTGTTACAGTCGGCCAAAAGGAAAATGTGCAGTTTGGCCGAATAATATACATACCTGTGATGGTAAATGTGTGGTAATTATTAAGTTTATCCATGTGGGTAATGGTTGGTGTCAAAGGCGCACATTATCTGACATGACTTATTACCAACATTTGATCATTACGTTGAGAGTACCGCTTGCAGTTAATTCTTACAATCAAAGATTGGGGATTGATGGTGCGTTTGGTATCTTGTTTATcttataatttacaaataaagaaGTGCATGTCTCTATATTAATTTATTGACGTGCCTAATAAAGTCATGTTGGTGTAAATCCATACAAGTATTTAGTGGATTACATTCACACTTATAATGATAAACATGTGTCGATTATAAGGATTTATTGTTTCTCAATATTGATTGTCAGTGTTTGATCATTGTCACGAAATACCAATAGCAATTGATGTGATTTTTAAGAGTTTGACATCAATGGTGCACTAGGTATTTTGGTGAGTGATTTTTTGTTCTCTATaaactaatatagtttatgTATCTGCAAATTCATGTTAGAATTAAAATTCTAGCGATTTGGATAAAGGAAGAACATTGTATTCTTGAATCTAGAACTTATGTAAAGGTGGAGAAACTCAAATTCTCTCAcaatttagtatattttaagTGAGACTCAAGTTTACAAAGTGAGTATACTCCAAATCACATAAGTCATATGGTCATAAAGTTTTGAGTTCCAGAGATATTTGAGGTGTCATTTCAGATGACATAATTTTTGTCATGTTTTTCTTTGCTTAGATTAAAGTGCTTCTAAAGCAATAATGCGAAAAATAATCTCTCATTGGAGAGATAATATTTGATTCAGTTTATTAAGCAGAAAAATATTAGGAGCACATTATGTAACTTAATTTTGCTAAAGCGTTGTGGTTTCGACAATCAGGTAACTTTGTTGGAAATTTTAGCATTTAGTGTTCTATTTGCACAATTAGTCTTATAACTATTAAAGTTAGACATGATTCTTTAATAGAATTATTTCATAAAGTGTGCAATAAAGAAACAGTTGAAGCAAGAGAATATAAAATAGTGCTCATTATGTAAATACCTCAAAAGATAAGGGCAAATGaagaataataagaaaatatgatcTAAACTGACAAATTTCAATGATGTTGAAAGACACATCAATCTAGTGGGGAAATAAGTAGGTGAAGATTGATGTTTTTTTAACTATTTGTTAGATTGTTGTTACTTTGTATTTAAAAGACAATTTGGTGAATCATTAATTGAAttaagttttgttttatttttataaattcttgattattattttaaatcgAGAGATTCAATTTgtcttttaaatacaaatattattatagtcaATTCAGTTATGACTTGTGACAATCT
It contains:
- the LOC123905342 gene encoding uncharacterized protein LOC123905342, which codes for MKIMSLNLRGWGNTAKRRRLSSLLKSGAFDICLLQETKRSTFDDFMIHNLWGHKDVEWVLKESIGLSGGLLSVWNKELFSFQYSFTGDGFLGVCVEWNSGLLYIVNIYSPCSMSGKRKLWKDLIDFKLNNAKGDWCLGGDFNAILNLGERKGSSGGRSPVERYEFDQFINVMEVIDIPVLGKKFSWFNSDGSAMSRLDRFLLSEGFIEKGGISNQWIGDRDISDHCPIWLVCTNLDWGPKPFKFNNCWLEHPNFMSFVADVWETTVIRERLKVWNREVFGLLDLNIDKTVKELNEIEELAANGIDDPSSHNTKDLVKKF